ACCAATTTGACGATTTTCTTCCCGAGTCTTTGGTTACTAGCATTTCTGTTAGTTACCACCTGCAGCTTGTTTAACAAAATTCTTGCgtatttttgtttcttctaaTCAATCAATTAGCCGAACGAGGACCAAATGCTTGAGTTCTTCACGCTTGCAGAAAACAATCGCAGAACAGAATGGTTtggcccttttctttttccgtcGTTAACTCAATTTGACAGTCTGTCTCTATCCCTTTGTTTTCTAGATTGGGCAATCCGCCTGGATTTCACCAATGTTTTCACCGTGTCTCAAAATGGTGAAACATTTAAAAAATATCCTCTCCGCAAAAACAAAACTATTACGTATGTCTCAAAATGGTGAAACATAGAAAACCCAAAGTTATTGTGAAATTAATCGGTGTATAAAAGTCAAACAAGAGACATGAAAAAATTAATCAGTGCTCCCAATTTAATACCAAAGTTAATATGTCTTGACCTAAAAGTTAAAATTGAAACTTCGAAACTCTTTTTTGAAACTTCGAAACTCTTGAgattctcaatttttttttttcaaattagagTCAATTAATAATGACGCGCATTGCCAGAAGCCCAAAACCAAAGGCCCAGGAACTTAGCATGGTAAGAGATGAGTGGATCGACGATGGGCATCTTGCTCCTATCAAGAGTGGGCTCTCTCTCGGGAAGGCGAGCAATCCAGTCAAAATGGTCAGGGGTGAAACGGGAAATCCGACCCTATTGGCGGGAATGAGAGCCGTTGCTTGCCAAAATACCAAATTTTGGCGCCAAAACCTGAATTGTGAGTCGGCTTGGGCTGCCCGAAGTTTCACGGGCAGCTCCCAAAAATTCTTTTTCTCACAAAGCTTCCACGCCAATCATCAATAGTAGTCTCATTTCATATAAAAAAGTAATAATGTTAGTAGTATTTCTATATTTCATGCTTCAGTCAAGACTTTGAACCTCATCCACTACTTAGGTCACAAATtgtcctcttcttcttcttcctcttctttccTTAATACTCCCTGGTCGATTTGCCGCCATCCCTCCTTTTCTTCCATtcaaagtcttttttttttttggcacttCGGAAACCCACCCTTGAACAAACTCCTTTTCCCTCTCCGACTCTTTATTGTTACTTACAAGGATAGCTAGcatcaaaaatacaagaaaggCCATCCTTTAGAGTTATCCCTCTCTTgctttccaaaaaaatttttgatcTGTTGTAACGCCTTTAGACACCAAACTACCCCAgtctcttcctcttcttcctttttcattaATTCCGAAATCCCTTCGGTAGTCCTctttattgtttttcttttaggGCTAATTTTGCATAAAGAGCGAGCTTTTCCTCTCGATTTTTTTGCCTTGCTGTTATCTATCTTTGCTCTGCAGCTATTGTTGTTAGTTTATCAAACATGGGTTTCTCAAAGAAGCATCAGGGAGAAGGAGGAGGAAAGGAACTGGACGGCAAGAAATGGGTGATAGCCGGAATAACAATAAGGGCTCCCATGAAATCGATATCTACCAAGGGTAAGGGGGAGTACGAGGAAGATGATGGGCGGTCAACAACTCCAACTGCGAGAGAATCAAGGATACCGGAGAGATTGCCTTGCCCGCCAGCCCCAAGGAAGCGCCGGCCTACTTCAACGTGCCATTTTAATGGTGGCAGAGAGTTTTTTATTCCTCCAGACCTTGAATCAGTTTTTATACGTCATGTCGAGAGAGCCAATTGAGAGTTTAGGAATGGGGGTTCCTTAGCTaaaactactactactactactagtaAGTTATTCTCCTCTCTTTATATAGAAAAGAAAGTATTCTCTTccataggattttttttttcctcccttttaGTTTGTAATAGTAGTGACTAGTAATAGACTAGGAGTCCTGTCCTGTCCTCCAGTAGCTCAGAGGTTGAGAAGGGgacaaaacccaaaaaaaaaaaaaaaaaaggccgtGTACAAATACAAATCCAAGAAAAGGTTAGTGTAGTTTAGTTGGTTTGTTTGAATGATTTAAGTGTCGTCAGTCAGTGAGTTGTTTGCAAGATTTATCCCTCTAATTAAGGTAAGGTAAGGTCCCTTTTCATCATATTAGAAAAGATTTGAGTTTGGGATGACATATTAATTACTAGCACTAAATGGTTCGACTCTTGTTTCAGTTGCAATATGGTATTGGCGTCACCATGACAGACTTCTTGTTAGTATTTTGTTATGCTCCGAAATCCGTCTCTCCAAGGAGAGAGAGTCGTCGTCCTGCACCTCAatacaattttgaaaaaaaaaataaaatgagcTCTCGCACTTCTGTGTGTGTGTCTGCTGCTCTCGCACCATCAATCGGAGAGAATCAAGAAAAATAGACACGTGCGTGCGGTTTGTGTCCTGCCTTGCAATTTGCAAAATCGCGAGCTGTGAAACCCTTTTCATGGTTGAGAGACTGAGACAGGCGCTTCCAGTTCCAATCCCACACCTGTTCTAAAATCCAAAGCTGATGCTAATATTGTATACTCCTGCTAAGTAGTAGTAATTTCTTTAACTCGTCTGGCGGGGCTTAACTACTTAATAGAGGGTCAATCTTCATGTGGGCGGCGAGGGTCGGTGGGGGATAAGGAGCATTTAGTAGTATATATGTTtgtttgtgtaattttttttttaccatgacCAATCCTCCAATCTCTCATGCATTCAATTTTTGTTGCCTCTTTTATGGCATCGGAAGAAGAGTACATTCAATTCTTGGCGAAGAAAGGAAGCGGGGAAGAGGATGGAATGGACAAAAACCAAAGTAGTCGTAGTACTGTAGAGTCGTAGAAGTAGTAACGCCCTCTGCAGTGCCGCTTGCTCTGCTTTAGTAGTACTACTGTAGGAGTAGCGTTTCCAATTCGATGCCCCCTTTTCACCTGAAATGAAAccaataatattattattattgctaTCCCCAAGTTCCTCGTAACGCTTCTCAATGGAACACTACTCTGATCATAATAAAACGAcaaagaatatatatatgtaaatgATGCGGCAGTAGCCTCCACTCCACTCCGATGAGAGAATCCTATGTAATGTAGGGGATGGTTTAAGGGTTGTTTGGCTGTCCTCCTAATTCCTAGATTGTTTACTGGACTTACCAAAACTAAACTCTAGTGCTACTGTTATACTACTAGTAGAGTAGTAGTACCATGTTTGgtgtttccttttccttttttgggtaTAATGGTGAGGTGGACAGGAAAATTTATTCTTGACCAGTTTCTCCTTTTAGTAGTAATTTGATACTAGTACTACAGTATTTGTTTAATCCTAATGCAAAATCATCCTTCCTTCCGCGTCGTAATAAAGAAAACTTCCTTGGGATCAGCACTGGAGTATTAAATTTTTAGTGGTACCATTCCCACCGATCTGAGGTCGGTTTCGGTGCTTTATTATTGGTTTACCCTCAAAAGCTCTGTAGAATTAAAAGATTATTATAATAGAAATGGCTTGGATTTTGTCCATCCACGtaagtttttccaaaaaaaaaaaaaaaaaaaaggttgtacAAATTGATTTAGAATCCTTAATCGTTCCCTTATCCTTGTATATCACAGCAAATATATGATGAGAGTCTTGAATATTCAAGTTTAAAGGGTACACAAATTTCTTGTACTGTAACAAATGCGATTCACAATAATTaatgtcatttatttttttccttcatcGAGGTAAAGACCTGATTTCTCTTACTTTGATGACCTATTTTACGCGAATTTCCACAGTAATTTGATGATTTGTAGGCGTGTGGGGACGAAAGAGTTTACTACAGTGAATCCAAGCTGATTAGCATTACTTTAATTGCTCCAAGTCAATTGAAACAATCTACTGCTTGCTTAATTACAAACTAGTAGCACATTTGTTGCCCGGTTTCCTTTTAAGAAAGTTTTGCATTGACCCTCTATTCCTCTTCTTGTTTATTACTACTCCTGGTACTGCGGAACCATTTATTACCTGTGATTGTGAGtggaaatggaaatggaaagGGGAGAGACAGAGTTAATCACGAGTGTGTTTGATTTGCACTTTTTTTTATACATATATTGACTTGCTTGCATtactgtttggattgtaagttattacACTTTATTTACACCTTATATACAGACtgatttgcttgcatcatcaacacctttttcaatcacctttttatctcgcatacatcatatcaaaaaagtgttacagtacagttttcacaaaattatctcaaataatttacaatccaaacacatatttttcaatcaatttttaaTCTCACATACTTCAcatcaaaaaagtgctacaatatatatatatatctatatatatatttaaaaataataataatctcctatccaaacacacgcTTTGACTCCAAATCCTGATGACAGATGATTGAGCACGAGTTTTGGCCATGCCATCCGCATATTGGATTCCTTGTACACGGCAATTAGAGCTCTTTACTcgtggaaaagaaaaagatttgaTTGCTAATCCTCGGATAACGTGTTAAATCAAGGATTGGATTTAATTCCATCCCAGTCAATACCAACTAGATTGGAGTCCAATTTTCTGTCTTTCAATCCAATCTCAACCCTCTTCTTTACCTCATGCACACGCACTTATCATTACGAGGTTGCAGCCTGCTGCCTGTGCACAGACCCTTGAACTTGTGCCGATTCTTGGAGTCAAAATCTGAAGCAAACGGCACAAAGTCCAATCATATTCTACCAGAACGActccatttttgtttttgtcctcGTCAATCTTTTTTCATCTAAGTGGAAATTCCAAACGTTTTGCGAGGAAAACTCTGAGAGTTAAACATTCACGGCACGGTTAAATGTTTGTACGTGATAAATAGAGTTTTGCTTTCCTCGTATGTTGTAGCAGTAGTaaatactccctccctttttttataactgacgtttaagaaatttgctcttaagtacttttatctgtcgttttactatccccatgcagcattaattattttttcacaattttacccttttatctctcttttccaatacagggttcttaattactactcctagttagtttgcattgcttttggcctagtaaaacagcaccatttagtactctagtgagagaaaacatgggtgaattggacaattaatgagggtacaaaaggaaagtagtgtatagatttaaacaatgaaaaacttttcttaattggtgtgcaaaaccttaaacgtcagttataaaaaaagggagggagtaggACCTAAGAGTAGCAGGAAAcaaaaaatttgttattttttccTGCTTCTTGTGGTCTGATCTGAACTCTTTTAATTTAATATGCCTGGGCGCTTAGATTTTTTGGTTTGAACTTCGAAATGAATGAACTGCAGAGGAGGAGGAAGGAGAGGAATCCTAGGCAATGTGCATGTATTTGGGTGAGAAATGAGAGATTGTGTATGTACGAATGGGGAAAATTATGGGACAGGTACACGTGGGCCAGGCCATCCCCAGGAATCCTAGAAAGAAGAAGATTCTATTTGGGAATGCTAATGACGTCAAGGCATTAAAAGGCTTCTCATTCTCCTACTTTCAAACTTCAAAGCACGAATCATTATTGTGCcatgaaaatatatatatatataattttttccACTCTTGAGCTTTTGAGATTTCCCCAAAAAGCAAAGCGAAAATGCAATTTGCACGACCTAATTCATCAATCACGATAAGGTTTAACGCGGTTTTGCGTTTAcctccttctcctcctcctcctcctcctcctggGGTCTGGGCCGCAGCCCCTGGCACCGAAGTCTGAGCCACCCTTCGGACTGCCCAAACTGCCCCCGCCACAGCTTTTTGGCGGGCAACCTgaatatttatttcaaattcgcgccaaagaaaaataaaaaaatataaatatagagagagagagagaccccGCGAAAAGCGGTGTTTCTCATCTCTCCCACCGATATCTTGCTGCTGGTTTCAGAATTTTACAAAAGTGCTGCACCTTACGTTCAGACAGCCCTTTCAGTAATTCTCTGTTAACTCAAGACTAGTGTATGCATCTGATTGGTGCTTTAATAATATCCCCAAAAAGGGATAAATAACATGAATCAAAGAAAATTGATAAGATTCTTCGAGGCATTAGAAATGAAACATTTTCCacaagggagaaaaaaaaaaaggactagtGGATTGGTAAACGGGCTTAACTCGCCAAGTGATGCAGGTGACTTTGATTATTTTGAAGGTTGGTGAACGCGGACTACTGGATTTTTCTTCGTCTCATTCCTTCATAGACAATGAGCAAATTAGAAGACTTATTATTGTTAAACCACTAAAATCCATAGCCAGATAACGATTCCCCCTGTACCTTGAAACATCCCGTATGTCGGGCCAAATTCAAAATGTTCAACACGTTTGCCCATACACGACGACggacattattatttttttagtgtaagcgAGAAGTTGAAATTCGTGATCTCCCTTTTATATCCTTTGAGTCTTTTAACTCATCCCTTATCCTCTCTTCCTGCAATTGACGGTGGACATTACGACTAAGTGCTGTTGTGAAGTTGTGATATTTTATTAAAAAGCACTCCACCTAATAAAAACACTTATTAAGTGTTAAAAAGTATATTGCTTGGATGTATCAGAAAAAAGTATTACAAGGTATTTAATTTGGAGCAATTCCTACCATTACAAAGGATTGAACTAATGACGCATATAGTACTTGAATTCTCGCACGATAACTAGTTCACCCGTCCTTAAAAAAAGCAAAGCGGGACCGATCTAGTTGATAAGCACTTATTTTTTGCTGGATTATGCGTAATTTTAAATTTGGTAAATGTATTCGTCTCTTTATTCAATTCATcatacaaaataaaataattaaattctatgttttatttatttaaaatataaattttattctAAAAGCACTAAATTGAAACTTTTACTAAATGCGCTTTTAACCAAAGCTCTCTACTTCTAAATTCATAGAATGAGTTTATCCAACGCTTAAACAAAAGTATTTTTTCAGCAAAAGCACGATACTCTCAAACGAGCACTAAGTTCTACTACAAGTATTTTTGGGCCTGTCCAACAACCTTAGATTCATAGCCCGTTAAAATTTGGAGCCCTGTCTGTCTAACCAGTGGAGGGGATACCGGGCCTCCACTCCAGCGATGAAAAACCCAAGAAAAAAATACAACCAACACAGCCAATTAGACCTAggaagtctttttttttttcgaagaacaaaaaaaaaaaaaaaaaaaaattttatctaCAGTGGTATATATTTGCAGTTGTGATTTTGGTGTAGGTAGTACTACTTGGATTTTAGACATTTCTGGTGTTTGTCGGAGGGCACTGTGTTACTTCCATGACAATTACACGAGAACACACTTTGTAGTCAACCTTTGTAGTATTCCATAATCCATAGCACGCTTCCATAGGCGATTTCAGGCAGTTGGTATTGAAAAATCAAGTACGCAGCAGCATATCAGGAGAAAAGAAGCATTGGTGCAGTAACCGActctttttaagttttagaGCAGCAAGCTGATATGGCTGGACTTCATTTCATTTGAATGCAAGTGCCTGTTAGAAATCTTCAAGTCACCAAACGATCAAACCTGAATGAGAATGGAGTCTGATCGCTCATTGCTCCAAAAACAAACTGGAAACTGTCATGCAGCACGTTGCTCATTCTTTTCTTCACCTCTTCTTGTCCGATCCAGAATTTGAATCCTAGACCTGACAATAGAAAGAAGTTTAGTTTAACGTGCCTTTTCTGATCATTGGGCGAACTCCAGTAGTTTCATGTCGCTGATTCATGTTAGCTATCATTATCAGCCTTTTATTTTGCCCTTGAACGCCTTTTTCCGCGACATGGATGTATGATGTATCCTACCGCGTACCATTAGAAAACCTCCAAAATTTAATGAAATCAGGTAAATGTTTTCTACAGCCATGAAAGAAAACATCTATGCTAAGTCGCTCTCATAATTTTAAATCCGTCAGGAGGTATCACACTTGCTAA
This portion of the Coffea eugenioides isolate CCC68of chromosome 11, Ceug_1.0, whole genome shotgun sequence genome encodes:
- the LOC113754317 gene encoding cyclin-dependent protein kinase inhibitor SMR6, with the translated sequence MGFSKKHQGEGGGKELDGKKWVIAGITIRAPMKSISTKGKGEYEEDDGRSTTPTARESRIPERLPCPPAPRKRRPTSTCHFNGGREFFIPPDLESVFIRHVERAN